A region from the Danaus plexippus chromosome 26, MEX_DaPlex, whole genome shotgun sequence genome encodes:
- the LOC116774414 gene encoding lipase 3-like: protein MKLIIALFMLIVLIQYTESRHFGWFPQNLVETFTNKTAQISNYVRTKGRSLKQFYVQNVRNKITSYFGYNSSSPDGGGGPTRIKKGFGDYVGEAQVKNQKVFDAIAPEKIEYMCNNDDPSIHMATPQLIASHGYVSESHTIVTEDGYILTVHRIPYSRNVSNREVPRKTVLLHHGLLGSSADWIMAGPEKGLGYILSDAGYDVWLANVRGNTYSRAHITLKPDSFEFWNFTFHEVSQHDLPAVIDYIMEVKGWDVKINYIGHSMGTTILFALLSTKTHYNKVLRAGFALAPVAFMTDIRSPIRLLAKYSDNLEYLLKLLGTNEFLPQNSVLRWLSKHACEINHYEEAICENSLFILCGHDEQQFNRSLLPIILGHVPAGASTKTLVHYAQEIRNAGRFQQFDYGPEGNLKEYGSFDPPQYPLHKITLPIALFGSENDWLASDVDVTNLYVQLANPIDHYIVPLKTFNHIDFLWAKDAKKLVFDKLLQMLEEGVSRTHFESDFSINNI from the coding sequence ATGAAGCTAATAATAGCCTTGTTTATGTTAATTGTTCTCATTCAATACACAGAAAGCCGACACTTCGGATGGTTCCCGCAAAATCTTGTCGAAACGTTCACGAACAAGACAGCACAAATAAGCAACTACGTGCGCACGAAAGGACGGAGtctgaaacaattttatgtacaaaatgtaagaaataaaataacatcgtACTTCGGTTATAACAGCAGTTCACCTGACGGCGGCGGCGGTCCTACGAGAATTAAAAAAGGATTTGGAGATTATGTCGGCGAAGCGCAGGTGAAGAATCAGAAGGTTTTTGATGCGATAGCTCCAGAGAAAATTGAATATATGTGCAATAATGACGATCCGAGCATCCACATGGCAACGCCGCAGCTGATAGCGTCTCACGGATACGTCTCAGAATCCCACACAATTGTCACAGAAGATGGATACATTCTCACAGTTCATAGGATACCATATTCAAGAAATGTTTCCAACAGGGAGGTCCCCCGTAAGACAGTGTTGCTGCATCATGGTTTGCTCGGCAGTTCGGCTGATTGGATCATGGCGGGACCGGAAAAGGGGCTCGGTTATATACTATCAGACGCAGGATATGATGTATGGCTTGCTAATGTTAGAGGAAATACATATTCAAGAGCCCACATCACATTGAAACCCGATTCCTTTGAATTTTGGAATTTCACGTTTCACGAAGTTAGTCAACACGATTTGCCGGCTGtcatagattatataatgGAAGTTAAAGGATGGGACGtcaagataaattatatcgGTCACTCCATGGGAACGACTATTCTGTTCGCTTTGTTATCAACAAAGACTCATTACAACAAAGTTCTGAGAGCAGGTTTCGCGTTAGCTCCTGTCGCTTTTATGACCGATATTAGGAGCCCTATTCGTCTCCTTGCAAAATACAGTGATAatctagaatatttattaaaacttctcGGTACTAATGAATTTTTACCACAAAATTCTGTATTACGATGGTTATCGAAACACGCGTgtgaaataaatcattacgAGGAAGCGATTTGTGAGAATTCCCTATTCATTTTGTGTGGTCACGACGAACAGCAGTTCAATCGAAGTCTATTACCAATAATATTGGGCCATGTGCCGGCCGGGGCTTCAACTAAGACCTTAGTTCATTATGCCCAAGAGATAAGAAACGCGGGGAGATTTCAACAATTCGATTACGGTCCCGAGGGGAATTTGAAAGAGTATGGAAGCTTCGATCCTCCACAATATCCTCTGCATAAAATAACCCTACCTATTGCTCTATTCGGATCCGAAAATGATTGGCTGGCGAGCGATGTGGACGTAACGAATTTATATGTTCAGCTGGCCAATCCAATAGATCATTACATTGTGCCGTTAAAAACATTCAACCACATCGACTTCTTGTGGGCTAAAGACGCGAAGAAATTGGTCTTCGACAAACTCTTACAAATGTTAGAGGAGGGTGTTAGTAGAACGCATTTTGAGTCGGacttttctattaataatatataa
- the LOC116774374 gene encoding GDP-D-glucose phosphorylase 1 has product MQFYDAKSPDDMGLNPSEVINLIKTKWDEIHSNTNVFRYKIANEEKRFVNNKYYLQLNPNRGVKRRTPEQMENISQPFDKNKFNFCKVSKDEVMFHFKQEKDSYHTVLINASPINKYHSLLCPFLEDCLPQIITKDSLMLAVKFMLMAENRDIRLGYNSLLAMASVNHLHFHIFIVENDLPVETVKCIQVKGPLYRFENIYPIPAFCFEIGSVGTKIDDVYKLLEYFLHKNIAHNMFLTRGNSVASNNEVLRILIWPRTSCLHIKQFDVFNIACCELSGWLPVYNEETFIKLKEEDIESELRKWKIDDFDKLCEDLKALY; this is encoded by the exons ATGCAATTTTATGATGCTAAATCACCTGATGACATGGGTTTAAACCCGTCCGAAGTTATTAAtcttatcaaaacaaaatgggATGAAATCCATTCAAACACAAATGTTTTTCGATACAAAATAGCCAATGAAGAGAAGCGTtttgtgaataataaatattatttacaa ttaaatccAAACAGAGGTGTAAAAAGAAGGACCCCAGAacaaatggaaaatatatctcagccttttgataaaaataaatttaatttctgtaaAGTATCCAAAGATGAAGtgatgtttcattttaaacaagaaaaag ATTCTTATCATACGGTTCTGATTAATGCGagtccaataaataaatatcattcatTACTTTGCCCATTTCTAGAAGATTGTCTACCACAGATTATAACTAAAGACAGTTTGATGTTGGCTGTCAAATTTATGCTTATGGCCGAAAATCG TGATATAAGGCTGGGATACAATAGCTTACTAGCTATGGCGTCAGTAAATCATTtgcattttcatatatttatagtggAAAATGATTTACCTGTTGAAACAGTT AAATGCATACAAGTCAAAGGACCTTTGTatcgttttgaaaatatatatccaatACCGgcattttgttttgaaattggCTCAGTTGGGACTAAAATTGatgatgtatataaattattagaatattttctacataaaaatatcgcacataatatgtttttaacaaGGGGGAACAGTGTTGCCAGCAATAATGAAGTGCTAAGGATATTGATATGGCCTCGTACGAGttgtttacatataaaacaatttgatgtatttaatattgcatGTTGCGAGTTAAGTGGCTGGTTGCCAGTATACA ATGAAGAAACGTTTATCAAACTTAAGGAGGAAGATATTGAGAGTGAATTAAGAAAATGGAAAATAGATGATTTTGATAAGTTATGTGAAGATTTGAAAGctttatactaa
- the LOC116774375 gene encoding uncharacterized protein LOC116774375 has protein sequence MLSDFAKEKVFWTRKMNLRLVKFIESRPNIWNPKHPKYTSVAYRDRTYAEFAAKYGNEFTGQAVKERWTNIRSTFSNYLRKTKASQAKDTEEYQVNWHLWNACQFLLRVNKSVKQENDETHQENIEEQNTIPDDSEEDNSDAYTTNRPNLCSSLAESLVSVFKGIQNDAFGLDNTKNGRIGRLVTKKLNQMSSLDAAQISMRIMEVLWRYDTNNPLNPNNFKSESI, from the exons ATGTTATCCGATTTCGCCAAAGAAAAGGTGTTTTGGACACGTAAAATGAATTTGAGATTAGTAAAGTTTATTGAAAGCCGGCCTAATATATGGAATCCCAAACACCCGAAATATACTTCCGTAGCATACAGAGATCGTACATATGCTGAATTTGCAGCAAAATACGGTAACGAGTTCACAGGGCAAGctgtgaaggagagatggaCAAATATTAGATCCACTTTTTCTAATTACTTAAGAAAAACCAAGGCCAGCCAAGCTAAAGACACTGAG gAATATCAAGTGAATTGGCATTTATGGAATGCCTGTCAATTTCTACTGAGAGTTAATAAAAGTGTCAAACAAGAAAATGATGAGACACATCAGGAAAATATTGAg GAACAAAATACAATTCCCGATGACAGTGAAGAAGACAATTCGGACGCCTATACAACAAACCGTCCAAATTTATGTAGTTCCCTTGCTGAAAGTTTAGTCTCGGTTTTTAAAGGTATCCAGAATGATGCTTTTGGCTTAGACAACACAAAGAATGGGAGAATCGGTAGATTAGTTACCAAGAAACTGAACCAGATGTCATCATTGGATGCTGCGCAGATATCAATGAGAATAATGGAAGTTCTATGGCGTTATGATACAAACAATCCTTTGAatcctaataattttaagtcggaatctatttaa